The genomic segment GACTGAGGCAAAGCGGGCAATCTTTCTTTCTTAGATTGTTCATTTCGGCTTTGCGCTTCAGTATCCCTGTTTATTCTGCGAGTTGTTCCATTCATCGAAGATATGGCTTGCCTCATCGCGGAGGATCTGTTTGACTTCCGTTTTTTGTTCCGGGTAGGGGAGGGCGATCTGCTCGTAGAAGGCTATGTCGTCGAAACCGGCTTTGTGGGCGTCTTCGCCTGAGGCGGCAAAGTAAACGCGCGGAATGCGCGCCCAGTAAATGGCGCCCATGCACATCGGGCAGGGCTCGCAGCTGGTGTAGAGCTCGCAATCGTCGAGGTGGAAGGTGCCGAGTTTGGCGCAGGCCTTGCGGATGGCGACGATCTCGCCGTGGGCCGTGGGATCGTTGGTGCGGACCACGGCGTTGGCGGCGCGGGCGATGATGGTGCCGTCCTTGACGATGACGGCCCCGAACGGGCCGCCTTTACCGGTTGTGACGTTTTCTTTGGCAAGGCGCAGCGCCTCGCGCATATAGGTTTTTTCTTTTTCGTTCATTCTGCAAAATTATCTATTCCTTTTTTACTTGCTTTTCTTTACTTTGTTGCAATTAATGGGAAGAGTTTATTTTTAAGCATGTACTTTTCTTTGTCTTGGAACAAAGAAAAGTACCAAAAGAAAATTCAAGGCTGGACTTCTCGGCGACCCACATACGGC from the Bacteroidales bacterium genome contains:
- a CDS encoding nucleoside deaminase; protein product: MNEKEKTYMREALRLAKENVTTGKGGPFGAVIVKDGTIIARAANAVVRTNDPTAHGEIVAIRKACAKLGTFHLDDCELYTSCEPCPMCMGAIYWARIPRVYFAASGEDAHKAGFDDIAFYEQIALPYPEQKTEVKQILRDEASHIFDEWNNSQNKQGY